A window of the Penaeus vannamei isolate JL-2024 chromosome 19, ASM4276789v1, whole genome shotgun sequence genome harbors these coding sequences:
- the LOC113799970 gene encoding uncharacterized protein produces MARLVLCVLAMMAAGISAGKKLTHSSVFSWDTDPICGTGDSPFDCHLKKTQCGAITKMLEPSGGYIKNYIICAKSAAVELGPVFFKNLGLAYSDYTRDKRIPPTITDVRRCALESTGLMQPDMTLNRTAIAASVTNSFKSSPLGAVVAQAATTCPEPVGFMMAEYMNCLKDACLQNAVAFATTTAPPTTTQPAPLPNTDSAPLPAHSPSVPDV; encoded by the exons ATGGCGCGCCTCGTCCTGTGTGTGTTGGCGATGATGGCGGCCGGCATCTCCGCCGGGAAGAAGCTCACCCACTCCTCGGTGTTCTCCTGGGACACGG ACCCCATCTGCGGCACGGGGGACAGTCCCTTTGACTGTCACCTGAAGAAGACCCAGTGCGGCGCCATCACCAAGATGTTGGAGCCGAGCGGAGGCTACATCAAGAACTACATCATCTGTGCCAAGTCAGCGGCTGTCGAGCTGGGTCCCGTTTTCTTCAAGAACTTAG GATTAGCTTACTCAGACTACACAAGAGACAAGCGCATTCCCCCCACCATTACTGACGTCCGCCGCTGCGCACTCGAGTCGACGGGGTTG ATGCAGCCCGACATGACCCTCAACCGCACCGCCATCGCCGCCTCCGTCACCAACTCCTTCAAAAGCTCTCCCTTGGGCGCCGTCGTAGCCCAGGCCGCTACCACCTGCCCTGAGCCCGTCGGATTCATGATGGCAGAGTACATGAACTGCCTCAAGGACGCCTGCCTCCAGAACGCGGTCGCTTTTGCCACAACGACAGCCCCGCCCACGACGACACAGCCAGCCCCTCTCCCCAACACGGACTCCGCTCCACTGCCCGCACATTCTCCATCTGTGCCTGACGTCTGA
- the LOC138865065 gene encoding uncharacterized protein: MMRFVLCVLPIVALASASSSSHTTTVPPTSPPQMPSYSFAPAAPTSLCKVTDTPDVCQMKKTQCGFITKALSPPGGYVRVFVNCAKDAGIALGPFFFTSIGEAYKNGAPETLGEMTSPDPNVVAGIRRCALNATGLVFPDMSLDRMAIANALVVASSGSPLGYAVASASASCSMPRAYRIADYMSCLKQTCVKNVVLPTEPAPSTPDFSSQFPGSSS, translated from the exons ATGATGCGTTTCGTGCTCTGCGTTCTGCCCATTGTGGCCTTGGCTTCTGCTTCGTCGTCgtcacacacaaccacagtgcCGCCGACGTCGCCTCCACAGATGCCCAGTTACTCATTTGCTCCTGCCG ctcCAACTTCCCTTTGCAAAGTCACGGATACCCCGGACGTCTGTCAGATGAAGAAGACTCAGTGCGGCTTCATCACAAAGGCCCTTTCTCCCCCTGGCGGATACGTCAGGGTTTTCGTCAACTGCGCGAAGGACGCCGGCATTGCGCTGGGCCCCTTCTTCTTCACGAGCATTG GTGAAGCCTACAAGAACGGAGCCCCGGAGACCCTCGGTGAGATGACCTCTCCTGACCCCAATGTGGTCGCCGGCATCCGCCGCTGCGCCCTGAACGCCACGGGCCTG GTGTTCCCCGACATGAGCCTGGACCGCATGGCCATCGCCAACGCCCTCGTCGTAGCCAGCAGCGGGTCTCCCTTGGGTTACGCCGTGGCCAGTGCCTCCGCGTCCTGCTCAATGCCTCGCGCGTACCGGATAGCCGACTACATGAGTTGCCTCAAGCAGACCTGTGTTAAGAACGTGGTCTTGCCCACCGAGCCTGCCCCCTCTACGCCAGACTTCTCCAGCCAGTTCCCCGGTAGCTCCTCCTGA